The genome window AGCCACTGCTGACCCCGTTCCTGAGATGGATGATTACCCATGATTTACGCCTGATTTACGCCTTCTTTTTCTTCTGACCCGGTTCAAACGGGATAGCACTGACGTCCACTGTCGCAGTGGCGGCACTCTTACCAGAACCCTCTGCATCCACTAGCTTTTGCAGGTTTTCCGGCAGCGGCTCCCGTGACAGGATGAACGTTTGCAGGGTTTGGAAGATGTTAGCAATCAGCATGTACATCAACACCCCTGCTGGCAGCGGGAAGAACAAAAACATCCCCGAGAAAAGCACCGGCGTAATCTTGTTTACCGTATCCTGCTGGGAATTCCCGGTGGAACCTTGGCCGGATAGCAGTTGGTTCACATACAGGCTAACCCCAAAGAACAGGACCATCCCGACAATATCCCAGTGAATGGTTCCATCGGGATCGACCGCACCAACCCGTCCCAAGGCATCAATGAACAGGAAGCCCTTATCGGCGGCCAGTCCAGGAATGAACGCCTGAACCGTTGCTTCACCGGGTTGAGTAGCTTGGATTGTTCCGTCTTCGTTGATGACAACCCGTTCGCTACCGGTTAACACCTTGTAGCGGGGGGTTAGGTTGGTATCGGGATATTCCGCAGCTAGGGCGGAGAAGGGCTTGCCTTCAGGGGTCTGGAACTCCACTTGCACTTTGTCGCCCACCCCAACCTTATTGCCACCGGGCAGAAGCGCCTGTACCGGGGAATGCAGTCCATCAGCTAAGTAGATGTTGTGGGTTTCCGTGCTAAAAGCCTGGGGTTGAACCAAGGCAGCCTGTTCCGGTGGCAAGATTTGCAACTTGATGTTGTAGGGCACATCGGAAAAGGGCGATCCCCGCAGGGTCGCGAACAGGGCAAACAGCACTGGCATCTGAACCAGCAGGGGGAAACAGCCTGCTAGAGGGTTACCAAATTCTTTGTAGAGGGCACTAACCTCTTCCTGCTGTTTAACCGGATCGTTCTTGTACCGTTCCTGCACTTCCTTCATGCGTTTTTGCATGACGGGTTGGGCAACGCGCATCCGGCGCATGTTTCGGATCGAACCTGCACTGAGGGGATACAACGCAAAACGCACAACCAAGGTCAGTGCCACGATCGCGAGACCATAGCTAGGCACGATCCCGTAGAAGAAATCTAGGATCGGCAGCATGACGTTATTTGAAAGAAAACCGATACCGAAATCCATGCGCCTTCGAGTCGATTGATAAGTTGTTGAAGAATAAAACTGGCCCTCATGCAAGCCCCAGTCTGTAGAGGCTTGAACAGACCAAGTTCCAGTGTAGCCTGTCTTGCCACACTGGATAAATTCAGAATTTTAGAACTAGCGCTGTGAAGTCTTGGTCTTATTGGTTGTGCTAGCTTTGGCGGTGATCCGTTCGTTGATATAGGCTTCTACCTCACGGAATTTTGGCATCGCTTTCATTTCCAAGCGGCTGCCATCCTTGAGTACCAGAACCATATCTCCCCAAATGCCTAAGCCTCGGGGAACGGAAATCACACGATCGATTTCTGAATAGACCGCATCGGCGCGATCCTGCCCCCGCCAACCGCCCGTAATGCTAACGCGACGATCGGTAATGCGGTAGCGCAACCACAGGGCACGAACCACAGCCCCGATCGTGAGGGGAAGACAGACAATTGTGAACGCCAGCAACCCATTGAGGATTAGATCTCCCCGGTGGGGGCCACCTTCGTAGTAAACCTCTTCTTTAACTGCCATGCAGTACCTCGGCTTCGACCAATAACTGCTCTAATTCTTGCAGAAACTTCCAGTAATCGCATTCCACCGCTTGAGCGCGGACAACTACCACAAGCTTCCACCCGGTGGTCATCCGAGGTAAAAACTGACGCAGGGCAGCCTTAATCCGGCGCTTAATTCGGTTGCGAACCACAGCATGTTTGCTGACTTTCTTGCTAATTGAAATGCCAATCTGAAGCGGCAAGACTTTCGGATCTTCGGCTTCCGGAGATGGCCTAGGAGATAGCCGAAGGGCAACGAGGTGCAAGCAGCTCGCTCGCCGCCGTTTGCCTCGCTGATAAACCCTATCAAAGTCTTGCCGATGCTTAAGTCGATTGGCTTTAGGCAATGCCAAATGAATAACCTGCCATCGCTGCGATCGAGTTACAGATGTCGTCTCTAGCTAGATAAACTAAGCTGCGGACAGGCGTGCCCGTCCCTTGCGACGACGAGCCTTGATGACGCGACGACCATTGTGCGTTCTCATGCGAACACGGAAACCAGAAACCCGTCTTCTTTTACGGCGAGTGCCCTCGAGTGTGCGCTTCATAAAAAGTATCTCCAGTCTGGGTAGGGTGGTCGTAGGCTATGAAACAAGTCGTAGACCATGAAAAAAGTCACAGTCTACTACTATAGACCCATCCCCTAGCTAATTTCAATGATCCAAGTTCCGATGTCTCGAAGAAGGGACACATCCCCTGGGGTTAGAACTCGGCAGTTGAAGTAGTACATGCCGTTGTTACGGGGATTTTTCACGTTGGACAGCATGATTTCCACACTGCTGCCAGCGGGCACCGGTTCCTGCGGAAAAATCTCAATGAAGAAATTCTCTTCATCCCACTTGACTTCTTGCAGGGCAACTTTTTTGCGGTTCACGTATAGCTCGATATTTTTGGGATCGAACTTGCCATCGAAGTAATCGGGGTAGTCAATCACGAACTGAGCCACTGCCAGTTTCATTTTTTTCTTGTCAATCCGTAGGCGATAGCGATCGAAGGCGCTAGGGTTGCCGCCGAAATCCACCCGTGAGCTCAACTGTTTTTCCGCAGGGACGCCGCTGAAGATAGTCAAGCCTTGGGAGTGGGTGATCACTGGAAGACTCAGGACAGTCAGGGTTGCGATCGTGCCAGCCAAGGCTGTACGGCGCAGAGAAGACTTGGAAAAGCGCATAGGGAATTTACCTAAAACAAAACGGGGAATGGGCTTCAGTTCTGTCCAGCCTCGATCTAGCGGTCACCTGTCAGCCTAGCTTCAGCCTATCAGCGTTACCAGGGATCATCGATCGGAGGCTCATTGTAAGGGCGAGCTGCTAGCAGCCGTGCGATTGAGCTTCTCCATACTGCCATGAAGATTGCAGGGTTTGCAGACCCCCATTCTCTCCTGACGGAGATTGAATCCGTGAAGTTCCAGAATTCTTCTCTGCCCCGCAAAACCATCGGGATTCCCATAACAATTCCTGATCTTTGCGGTTTGGTGAAGTGAGTAATCAGTTCAGAATTGTGTAAACAAATACTTGGATTCTCTACAACAGATTAAGAATCCATCGTAAATCAGGGGATCAATTTACGATCCATTGGGTAATACGAACGCTTCATTTCCATCTACACGTCATGGTGAAGGAAGATTGATACATGGCGATCGCAATTGAGAGAAACACGCTATCACAGGCGTCCCAAGAGCTACTGACCGAAGAAAAACCTCGCTTAAAAATTGGGATCCCCAAGGAAATCCTCGCTGGAGAAGCGCGGGTAGCAGCAACGCCGGACACGGCCAAGACGCTGCAAAAATATGGATTTACAGTCCTGATCCAGACGGGTGCGGGAGAGTTGGCTAATTTTTCTGACGAGACTTACCGTCAGGCTGGGTGCCAAATCATTGAGAGTGCTGAGCAGATCTGGGCCAATGCTGACATTGTTTTGAAAGTCCGTCCTCCTAGTTTGGGAGAAACCCAACTCCTGCGGGAAGACGGCACACTCATTAGTTTCATTTGGGCTAAGCAAAATCCTGATTTGATCGAGGCTCTAGCCCAGCGCCGCGCCACGGTTCTAGCGATGGATGCTGTTCCCCGCATCAGCCGTGCCCAGAAGCTGGATGCCCTCAGTTCCATGGCCAATATCGCCGGATATCGGGCAGTGGTGGAAGCAGCGAACCAGTTTGGTCGCTTCTTTACCGGGCAAATTACCGCAGCGGGCAAAGTTCCCCCTGCCAAGGTATTGGTGATTGGGGCCGGAGTTGCAGGTTTAGCGGCGATCGGTGCTGCCAAGAACCTAGGGGCGATCGTGCGGGCCTTTGACACGCGCCCTGTCGTTAAAGAACAGGTAGAAAGCTTGGGGGCGGAATTCCTGCAAGTTGAACTGGAAGAAGATGGGTCTGGGCAAGGCGGCTACGCCAAGGAAATGAGTCCGGAATTTATCAAGGCCGAGATGGAACTGTTCGCAGCCCAGGCCAAGGACGTAGACATCATCATTACAACGGCGCTAATTCCCGGTAGACCCGCACCCAAGCTCATCCTACGGGAAGCGGTGGAACTGATGAAACCGGGTTCGGTGGTTGTGGATTTGGCGGCGGAGCAGGGGGGTAACTGTGAACTGACCCAGCCCGGTCAAATTTACGACCATAACGGGGTCAAAATCATCGGCTTTACCGATCTGCCCAGCCGCATGGCAGCCCAAGCCAGCCAACTCTACGGCAACAACCTCTGCCATCTGCTGGATGATATGGGCCGCAATGATGGCTACCAGGTGGACTTGGAAGATGAAGTGGTGCGGGGAGCGCTCATGCTGCACCAGGGCGATCGGGTGGAACCGTTGCCCCCCCGTCCAGTTTCCGTTGTGCCCCAGCCGTCACCCGTCACCTCGGCGGCTACGCCTGCGGAAGTGCCCGCTGCCAAGAAGCTGAATCTATCGGGTCTCTGGTTGGCGATCGGGATTGCGGCGTTGGTTGCGATCGGGTTGACCGCTCCGGCCTCGTTCCTCTCCCACTTCACCGTATTTGTGCTGGCTTGCTTTGTGGGTTGGCAGGTGATCTGGAATGTGAAACCCGCGCTGCATACGCCCTTGATGAGTGTGACCAATGCCATCAGCGGCATCATCATCATCGGTGGCATGGTGCAACTGTCTGGGCAATTCTTGCATCCGACAACGCTGCTAGGTGCGATCGCGATCCTGGTGGGGACGATCAATATTTCCGGGGGCTTCCTAGTCACCCAACGCATGCTGAAAATGTTTCAGAAATAATCGGGGTAGGCCATGTTTGAGAATTTTTCAGGGGAAAATTTTTCCACCGTCGCCTACATCGTGGCGAGTGCGTTGTTCATCCTCAGCTTGGGGGGACTCGCCAATCAGGAAACGGCCAAACGCGGCAACTGGTTTGGGATTGCAGGGATGGCGATCGCGTTTTTGGCGACGATGCTCCAGAGTGATCCCGCCAGCTACGGCGTCTTGCTGACCGTGATTGTGCCAGGGGCGATCGTCGGATCGATCTTGGCGGCGCGGGTGGCCATGACCGAAATGCCGGAACTAGTGGCCATGCTGCATAGCTTCGTGGGCTTGGCAGCGGTGCTGGTGGGCGTGGGCAATTTCCTCTATCCCAGCGAATTGACCGGGGTGGAAGCCACGATCCATGAGATCGAAATCTACATTGGCATTTTCATTGGAGCGGTCACCTTTACCGGGTCGATCGTGGCCTTTGGTAAACTGCGCGGCGTGGTCAGTAGCAAACCGTTAATGCTTCCGGCACGCCATGGTTTGAATCTAGCCATGTTGGCAGGGACGATCTCGTTAGGCTACTGGTTCATGACTGGGGGAGGCTTAAATCCCTTGTTGGTCATGGCGGCGATCGCGGGGGTGCTGGGCGTGCACCTGGTGATGGCGATCGGGGGAGCCGATATGCCCGTGGTGATCTCGATGCTGAACAGCTATTCCGGTTGGGCGGCGGCGGCGGCGGGTTTCATGCTGTCTAACGACCTGCTGATTATCACCGGAGCGTTAGTGGGCAGTAGTGGCGCGATCCTGAGCTACATCATGTGTCGGGCCATGAATCGATCGTTCATTAGCGTGATTCTCGGTGGCTTTGGCACGGGATCGGGAACGGCCAGTGCGGCGGGAATTCAAGGAGAAGCGACGGAAATTTCCGTGGAAGACACCGTTGAACTGTTAGAAAATGCCTCCAGCGTCATTATTGTGCCGGGGTACGGCATGGCCGTGGCGCAGGCGCAGCACCCGATCGCTGACCTGACCCGCAGTTTGCGCGATCGAGGGGTCAACGTTCGCTTTGGCATTCACCCCGTGGCGGGACGCTTACCGGGCCATATGAATGTGCTGTTGGCTGAGGCCAATGTGCCCTACGACATTGTGTTGGAGATGGAGGAAATCAACGAAGATTTCCCCGAAACCGATGTGGTGCTTGTCATTGGGGCCAATGATACGGTGAACCCCAGTGCTGAAGAGGATCCCAATAGCCCGATCGCGGGGATGCCTGTTCTGGAAGTCTGGAAGGCCAAAACCGTCGTTGTAATGAAGCGCAGTTTAGCCAGTGGCTACGCAGGCGTGGAAAATCCCTTGTTCTTTAAGGAAAACAGCCGGATGTTGTTTGGGGATGCCCGCAAGGTGGCAGATGCAATTCTGACTCGGATGCGGCAATTGGTCGCTGCGTAACGTTCTACGAGCGTAACGTTCTACGCTTGAGGGGAAATCCCCTAGTTCAGTCTGCTAGTAAACGCTGGGGATGATTTGAAGATTCCCAGCGTTTTGTGTTGAGGGCTTTTGTGTCAAGACGTACAGCCTTAGCGAATCGCCCGATCGCAGCGATAGCCTTGGTAGGGAATGCCGATGCGATCGTAGCGTTGGGGATCCCGTTGGCACGATTGGGGATTGGCTGGGGATCCCAGGGAGAGGGTTTCAGGAAAGTCCGATCGGCGGAGACCGGGGGCAATGATCCACAAAATATCGGCAGTGGGAAGTTGAGTTAGCTTTTTCCACAACTGTGGATAACTTTGGGAACTGTTGAGGAATGCGAATTTTCCAGATAATTGCCTGCCGGATCCTAGGGATCCCCCGTCGCTACCCCGATCGTTCCCATTGATCCGATTTTGTTCCTGTTCCAAAGCCAAGGCAAAGCTTAATCCCAAGGCCATTTCTTGCCAAGTTTGGTAGCCCATAATGACTTGGATCGTGGCTTGGGGGGCCTCGGCTTGCATGATTCTTTGGGCAACGAGATTGGGTTGATAGGGTTTTTGAAAGACGCCATTGAAAACCACACAGAGACTGCTGAGACACCCGACGCAGAGCACGATCGCCGCTGGGGTGGTTAGTTGGCCCATCCATCGAGGTTGCAGCTCAGTTCTAGACCCCCGATCCCGCGATCGCCGAGGCAAGGACTGCATCGCCAGCCCAGCCGCCAGCACTACGCAAATCGCAGGGTAATAGACAAAGTTGTAGCGCGGGACATGGGTCAGGTCTTTTTGTAGCAAAATCGCGATCGCCCAAAATTCCGCAACCACGATCGCAATAAACCCACCCAGAACTAATAAACTGCCCTGTAGCTCAGGAATCTGCCAAATTTTTTGCCAGCCCCGCCACAGTTGCCGAGCCAGCCAAACGCTGAAGGCAATGACCAGCAACACCATGGGAATTTGCCAACTCAGCGGGTTGCCCTCCACCGGCGGCGAAATCACCATCAGCGACCAGCCGATCGGGACGTAATAGAGGGGCACTATCGCGGTTAACAGGGAAGGAATACCATCATTGAGCCAATCGGTTTCCGGGCGGGTCATGTGGCTGATAAAGGTCGGGAGCCAAGGGCCAAGGATGCCCAGCAACCCTAAGGAGGCAATCCAGAGGCCCTGCGGTTGGGTTCTAGTAACGAAAGTGGGCCAGAAGCTTAAGAACTTGTGTTTTTGGAGATGAGTGGCCGATCGCTGTTCTGTTCTAGCGCTGATCCACCGTGCACCCAGAAGGGCAACCCCTTGGGCGATCGTGGCCAGGATGCAGAAATAGTGAATATAAAACCCAACGCCATTCAGCAATACCCAACTGATCCAAGCATTGCGGTTACTGCGGTCCTGTTCAAAATTCTGCTGGATCTGCACTAAAGCCAAGAGTGCCAAGGTAATCACCCCCATCGGCAAGGTGTAGTGGCGCGCTTCCTGGGATAGGTACACCGCAAAGGGAGACACCGCCATACAAGCTGCCGCCATTAACCCCGTCCGTTGGCCAAAGGCTCGGGTTCCTAGGCCATAAACCGCCCCGATCGCCCCAACGCCCAGTAATACGGGAAGCGATCGCAGAATCCAAGCAAGGTTATCCGCCAACGAGGGTAGAACCGTTTGCAGAACCGACTGTTGAGCCCCCAACCAGGAATGCAGCCAGCAAAAAAACAAGGGGGGATGGACGGATTGGGTAGACACGGTGGCCGCGATCGCGCCGCAGGTGGTTTCGGGTCGCAGGGTAAACCATTGAGCAATCTGCGTCAGTCCCAACGCTTGGCCCACCGGCACCTCATCGTAGGTATGACCCAGGCTGAAAATGCCAGTGATCACCTCATCCATCCAGAGGGGTTTGCCGTCCAGATTCAGCAGACGCAGTCCCGCCCCGATCAGCAGCACGATCGCCAGTAACCAAAAGTGAAACCGAGGAAAGCGGGAAACGTTCATTGCTTTAAACTAGCCACCAGACCGAAAGAATCATCCCTCACATTGAACCATTGGGGACGGGTTACTTGTCCGGTTCGACCGCAATTGCCCCCCAGAAGTGTTTTATTCTTCCAGGAATCCCGTGAATTCACGCGCTCAATCGACGGATGCTGTCCCACCCGCGCCCCGCATTATTGGCCTGACGGGGGGCATCGCCATGGGAAAAACCACGGTTTCCAACTATCTTGCCCAGGTGCATCATTTACCTGTGCTGGATGCGGATCTCTATGCCCGAGAAGCAGTTGCACCGGGGAGTCCGATTTTGGCCGCGATCGCCGATCGTTACGGTGCGACGATCCTGAATTCCGATGGCAGTCTCGATCGCAAACAATTGGGCACCCTGATCTTTACGCAACCCCAGGAACGGCAGTGGCTAGAGCAGCAGATCCATCCCTTTGTGCGGCAACGCTTACAGGTCGATCGGGATGCCCATCTACAGGCCGATCCCAAAAGCCCAGTCGTATTGGTTATTCCCCTACTGTTCGAAGCCGCAATGACCGATCTCGTCACCGAAATTTGGGTGATATACTGCCCCCGAGACCGTCAGATTCAGCGACTCATGGAGCGGGAAAACCTATCCTCTGAGCAGGCGATCGATCGTATCCAAAGTCAGATGGATATTCAGGAAAAGTGCAATCGGGCGGATCTTGTGTTAGATAATTCTTTGACCATTGAGGGACTCTTTCAAGCGGTCGATCGGGCAGTACAAGGGATCCCACCCCGGACTCCTTAACCGACTGATCTCGCTCCATTGATTCAATACGCTAGAACTTATGTTTTAGTTGACTTTTGTTTGAGTTGATCTTGCTTAACCCGTCTCATTTAGAGGAATCACCATGGCCGCCACGCTAGAACAGATTGCCGGATATCTAGACGCCAAGGGCTGGAAGTATCGCCTAGAGGCGGACGAGTCCCGCATTATTACTGGCGTCTATGCGGAAAACGTAGAGCAATTTCTGATTGTGATTCAACTGGATGAAGACGGCGAGTTTTTTGAAATCTATGCGCCTCGTGTCTTAACCGGTGTGAAGGACCATCCTCACAAAGATGCCATTCTGCAAACCATGCTGTGCATTTCCTGGGAAACCAAGATGTTGCAGTGGGAGTATGACCCTTCCGATGGGGAAATTCGCGCCATTATTGAGTTTCCGCTGGAAGATGCCGAGCTAACCGAACGACAATTTAATCGTTGCCTCTACAGCCTGGTGCAGTTAGTGGATGAATTGGCGTTGCCCCGTTTGCAATCGGTGATGGAAACAGGGGAAGACCCAGGGGATCTGGAGGAAGGCGAGCGCTTATTGCTGCAACTCCAACAGGAAGCCCCTGGATTATTAACGATGCTGGAAAAGGCAATGGAAGCCCGCAAACGGCGGGGTCGCGTTTCACCGTCAGAGGAACTAGACGATCTCTAATGCTCTCTCCTAATGCTCTGGTCTAGCCTGCGATCGCACGTCTGCAACCCAACTCCTGCGATCGCTACTCTTCCTCCGCTTCCCCACCGACAACCACATCACGGATCCGCAAGCTAGGGCCACCACAGCCAACCGCTAATCCACTTTGACCACCCTTGCCGCAGCCGCCGGACTCATCCCAGTAAAAGTCATCCCCCATGCCTTCAATGTCGGCTAGGGTCTGGAAGGCATTACCGGAGAGGGTTACGTCGCGTACAGGTTCCGCCAGTTCGCCGTTGCGAATCATCCAAGCTTCCCCAGCGGTAAAGGTAAACATTTCACCGTTGGTCATGCCACCAAGCCAGTTGCGGGCATAGACACCTTCTTGGATGCCACTGAACAGGTCTTTGACAGGGGTTTTACCCCGTTCGATCCAGGTATTGGTCATGCGGACGATCGGGGGGTAATGGTAGTTCAAGCAGCGGGCGTTACCTGTGGCCGTTTCGCCTAGCTTCCCAGCGGTTTCGCGGGAATGGAGTCGTCCGACTAACACGCCGTCTTGGATCAGTTGCGTATTGGTTGCGGCAACCCCTTCGTCGTCGTAGAAATAGCTCCCCCGGTGCCCCGCGATCGCCGCTCCATCGAAAATTTGTAAATCTTCCGGGCCAAAGCGACGGCCTAGGCTCATGGTTTCCAGCAAATCGGGATTTTCGTAGGCCATATCCGCTTCTGACAAATGGCCAAAGGCTTCATGGACAAACAGCCCCGTTAAAATCGGATCAATCACAACGGTATAGGTGCCCCCTTTCACGGGCGGCAGGGAAAGCGCTGCAACCGCCCGTTGAGCCGCGCCCAGAACTTGGTCATCTAACTGTGTTAAATCCTCAAAGCGACTACGGGAGCCGACGGTTTCTCGGCCCGTTTGCACCAGTTCTCCCTGCCGCGCTGTGGCCGCAAAGCGCATTTCCATATCGGCCCAGGACTGCTCAATCAAGGTGCCTTCTGACGTGACTAGTAAGGTGCGTTGGGTGATATCGCCGTAGCGTACAGATAGAGTCGCAATCTTGGGATCGGCACTGCGTAAGACATCGCCGTAGTGCTGACACAGAGTTTTTTTCTGAGCAAGGGATATGGCACGGGGATCGCTGCCCGTGAGGGGTAAAGTGCAGACGGTTTGGATGGGATCCACAGGGGCAAGAAGCGTTTCTTCATTCCCCACAAGCTTGGCAGCGGCGATCGCTTCTTCAATGCGCGCTACCAAGGTATCCAGCCGATTAAAACTGGCAAACCCCCAGCCGCCTCGATGGCAAACTCGGACCTGTCCCCCGATCGCCATCCCTTCGCTGAGGGTTTCAATTTTGTCGCCGCGCAATAGGATATCCGAGCCTTCCGAAGACTCTAGCCGGATGGCGAGGTAATCCACTTGGCTACGGTAGCGCTGAATCAGATCGGATAATTGATCCGCTTCATGATGCAAGGTGAAAGTCATAGCGATCGAAGAACAATGGAGACTGCCTTCATTTTGCTATTGATGCTCAGCCTGTGCCAAATATTAATTTTTGCAGTGAGCTAATAAGCCAGCCCATCTAGAGCAAATCTTTGGAATTGCGGAGGCGAATCAATTGGCGACGCATCTTGGGAGAAGCCTGAACTTCTGAGACTTCTTGGGCATTGACTGCGACCTGCAAGGGTTCCAAAAATTCATCACTACCGCAGCTAAAGGCGTCTAGCAGCATTTCCAGCAATTGGTCACGGTTGGATAACACACCGCGTTCTTCAATCAGGCGAAACTTGAGGTGAACTTCGCACTCGTATACGCCAACCTCTGGGATTTCGGATTGGTTATGTTCCAGAGAATCGTACCGCATAAGCCAGTTTGTCCCTATCAGAGATTGGTGTGACTGTTGAACCGCAATGGGGCTGAGCACGGGATAATGCCAGGGGTTTTGCCTACGCTCACAGTAGAGTTGCAGGACTTGAGAATTACAGGGCTTTACTGAACAAGTTGACGCACTTATGATAGGCAGTTGTAACAAGCAGTCGCCCCCATTGGGTACTCGGAAGGCATGCATTTCCATTGGGAACCTAACCACCTTCTGAGGAAGCACAACAGGGTTAAAAATCCCAGCCCTGCTCCAAACCATTTATAGGCGGCAAACCTAGGTTGTTAGTACCGTAATAACACCCATCTTTTTGAGAAA of Alkalinema sp. FACHB-956 contains these proteins:
- a CDS encoding Npun_R1517 family heterocyst differentiation transcriptional regulator — translated: MRYDSLEHNQSEIPEVGVYECEVHLKFRLIEERGVLSNRDQLLEMLLDAFSCGSDEFLEPLQVAVNAQEVSEVQASPKMRRQLIRLRNSKDLL